The segment CTACACATTTCTTGAATACTTACATTTTTCTTATCGGAATGAATAACGATTTCAACATATTATTTCCTGCATAAGATATATATACTAACACTTTGTGTGAATTTTAATACAGGGCAGTAAATTCATTGCCCTGGCTGACTATACTGCTATGGGACACTCGGAAGTTTCGATGCGTGAAGGTGAAACTGTCGAGCTGCTTAAGGTGGGCTGTGCCGGATGGTGGTATGTTCGAATCTTAGGTAAATGTTCAAATTTAATGCATGTACCAACCAAATTCATAATACCTAATTTATTTACttattttaaaaattgttataaatatttattgcaAATTTAGAAATAATCATAATATCCATGTTGGATCATTCACAGATGCCAATTCAGAAGGCTGGACCCCAGCCGCGTATCTGGAATCAATCAATCGAAAATCTTCACGATCATCGAGTCGCAATCAGGAGCGAATAAATTTTGGATAATTTTATATTCCTTTCTACTAGCACAATGCTTTTTAGTCGTTTTGCTTTAGCCAAAACCAGATTCATCGTGTTCTATAGATGCAAGAATTTTTGTTTCCGAGGCACGTAACATTTTTGTAGTTATACGAGAACACAGCTAATCTCATTTTACCAATATAACAGAACCTTCCAATATTTTGGTGCCGCCTATTTATTATTTTCGTTAAATATAACAGGACGAgtatacatatttacatatataaatatttatatctGTTCAAAATCACTGCGGGTAAACGGACAAGCTTAAAATGATTTTGCTTGAGCCAATTCGAATAGGATAAGTTTTTGCTCTCTAGTTTGTAGACATCTATTTAAGCAGTAGAAACCAATATAAGAACTAGCTTAAgtaaatacataaatatttcTAAACTTTGCGGACTATTGAAATTATTGTTGATATAAAAACATATTCGTATtgcaattaaaaaatattctCCTATGTAATGGATTCTATTATATTTTAGCTTAAAACTAACATAATATGTCATTGTTAATAAATCGAATCatgcaaaaaataaaaattattttattatcTTTTGTTCTAACTGCCAGACGTACTGTGTGAATTGCAAAATGAATACTACTTCTTGTCATTGACTTTTCAAAGGTGAGCTGAAAACAACCTTTTAGTTCTGTAAAGTTAATAAATGCATCGATCAATACGTTCTGTACACTTTTACTAGCAGTTTTCGAGATATTAAGGTTTAAAGCGTGGTAATCAGACCGAGAAAATATTCTAGGTATGTATTAGTATTTATAATTTACGAAGAGGAAGTAGATTAGTGTTCAATACTCGTATAGTGTGATTTAGGGAATTATAGTCTCAACATTTAATGTTGATTCATGCAAGGAACCAAACCTATCTGCAGTGTCGAGCACGTGTGGATACATGTTTATCACTTTCCAGTTTTcagtgatttttatacccgatactcaaaatgagtaaaagtggatgtgtgtaacgtccagaaggaatcgtttctgaccccataaagtatatatattcttgatcagcatcaatagccgagtcgattgagccctgtctgtctgtccgtccccttcagcgcctagtgctcaaagactataagagctagagcaacgatgttttggatccagacttctgtgatatgtcactgctaccaatatatttcaaaacttcgccccgcccacttccgcccccacaaaggacgaaaatctgtggcatccacaattttaaagatatgagaaaaccaaaagcgtagaattgtagagaatgaccatatctttaagactgcggaatctgaattggatcgtatcagccagcattatatatatatattatagccagcattaagaaaacaatttcattttttctcgccctgtctctctctaacacacacgtagcataggcggctttgcttagagtaaaacattagcgcctagatctcagagactacaaaagctagagcaaccaaatttggtatccacactcctaatatatcggaccgagacgattgtttcaaaatttcgccacacccccttccgcccacacaaaggacgaaaatctgttgcatccacaatattgcacattcgagaaaactaaaaacgcagaatcatagataatgaccatatctatcagattgctgaatctggatcagatcagatcatttttatagccaataggaacaaatcaatttgcagtggctacgcagcgcccgacgtcacgctcagactgattttctgtctctctcgcacgcactctttgtcgtgtcgtttattattagcggcgtctgccggaggagagccatactgacttagtatcgggtataaccgtagagttgcggtgtccgcagcaactcacaacgttccccctcgttttttcatAGATTCTTCAATTTAGTGAGAAAGacaaaaaacaataatttaaatttaaagaGATGGCCcgtggcccgtgtgaaaccagcagaaggctgttacgcgcggatcccaggcaaaacgcagccctcctcccacccaaccgaccgaggggcgctgccgcatgacgcacggtgcgtGGTCGAACCgaattcgaggaaaattagcactaaacttactaagaaactaaaaatcaaaatacaaataccactacagttactaattaatagaaaggtgtgtaaggattagtaatttaataagaggaagagaattagtggtggatataatatggtagagggaattataatccgagcataagtccctaaacggttcatgcaaggaataattcgatctacaaactggaaggaacaacggtataaaatttctagtcagtctaataggaatcgtgaagtttatgcggcacaacagatcagggctgtctatgtcccccctgatcaagttgtgcataaatatcacaccaagcatttttctacggttaactaatgatgggaggtttactaatagtagtctactagagtaagatgggagtcttacacccgcattccagttaaggccccgcagagcaaagagtaaaaagtttttctgtactgattctatacgatcctggtgtactttgtactgagggcaccatacacaggagccgtattctaagatcggacgaacaagcgaggtatagagagtctttgttatataggggtcgtcaaattcctttgaccacctctttataaacccaagcacgcccatgcccttatttaccatggtagaa is part of the Drosophila miranda strain MSH22 chromosome Y unlocalized genomic scaffold, D.miranda_PacBio2.1 Contig_Y1_pilon, whole genome shotgun sequence genome and harbors:
- the LOC117190089 gene encoding guanine nucleotide exchange factor DBS-like, with protein sequence MGHSEVSMREGETVELLKVGCAGWWYVRILDANSEGWTPAAYLESINRKSSRSSSRNQERINFG